A segment of the Bacillus sp. es.034 genome:
TTATATGCTTGATCTTTCATAGCTGAATCCTTTCATGAGCATACTTACGATCTCATCCTCTTTCACCTCGGTAATATCCTCGGGGACATCCTGACCATTCGTTACGTAGGCTGCACCGATCTTTACCTCAGACATCATATTGATCATGCTGCCGTAGCTTGATGTCTCGTCTGATTTCGTAAAAATGAAACGGTCAATATCAATAGAAGAAAATTGAGAAATGATTTCCCTCATATCCCGCTCTTTACTTGTTAATGACAGAACCAGGTAGGTTTCCATTTGATGATCGAAATCGATGATCTTTTGCAAATCCTCTACATATTTTCTTTCCCTGAAGTTACGACCAGCTGTATCAATGAATACATGATCGTAGTCCACGAACTTGTCGATTGCTTTTTTGAAGTCCTCCATTTTATAGACCACTTCAACAGGGACGTTCAGGAGGCCCGCATAGGTTTTCAATTGTTCGATCGCCGCAATCCGGTAGGTGTCCGTGGTGATAAAAGCTATTTTCATGCGTTTCTCTATCACAGCTTCAGCGGCCATTTTGGCAAGAGTCGTCGTTTTACCCACACCCGTAGGGCCAATGACATTGATATATTTCCGTTTATAACTTATGCCACCAAAGGCAATTTCTTTTAAAAAGTGGTGAAAAAAGCGTTTCACTTCTTTGTGAGCCCATTCATCCTTATTGACTGGTTGAATCGATTCATTTTTGATACTCTCTTCCATCGCATCACCCAATTGAAACAGAGCAGCGTCACTAACGTCCTGGTTCTTAAGATGGAGTAGAATTTCCTTTACATCATCACTGAATTTTTCAAATTGGTTCCTGGAATTCATAGAAGAAATCATTTGCTTTAATTCCTTTATTTCTGTTTCTACCAATCGATTGGAATTATATTCAGTCTTCTTTTCTCTTACCAAGGCTGGTTGAATGACCGGTGGTG
Coding sequences within it:
- the flhF gene encoding flagellar biosynthesis protein FlhF, yielding MKVKKYTAPSMNEAMKKVRAELGEDAVILNSKVSYTGGFIGLFKKKMIQVIAAIDPEVENEKLEISRVKTMQASPPVIQPALVREKKTEYNSNRLVETEIKELKQMISSMNSRNQFEKFSDDVKEILLHLKNQDVSDAALFQLGDAMEESIKNESIQPVNKDEWAHKEVKRFFHHFLKEIAFGGISYKRKYINVIGPTGVGKTTTLAKMAAEAVIEKRMKIAFITTDTYRIAAIEQLKTYAGLLNVPVEVVYKMEDFKKAIDKFVDYDHVFIDTAGRNFRERKYVEDLQKIIDFDHQMETYLVLSLTSKERDMREIISQFSSIDIDRFIFTKSDETSSYGSMINMMSEVKIGAAYVTNGQDVPEDITEVKEDEIVSMLMKGFSYERSSI